Proteins from a single region of Haemorhous mexicanus isolate bHaeMex1 chromosome 4, bHaeMex1.pri, whole genome shotgun sequence:
- the LOC132325975 gene encoding 16 kDa beta-galactoside-binding lectin isoform X2, which yields MVLEGLVVTQLDVEPGECIKVKGKIQSDAKGFAVNVGKDSNTLMLHFNPRFDCHGDVNTIVCNSKEDGVWGEEDRKADFPFQHGDKIEICISFDETEATVKLPEAEFKFPNRLGMEKIEYLAVEGDFKVKAIKFS from the exons ggactggTTGTTACTCAGCTGGATGTTGAGCCTGGTGAGTGCATCAAGGTCAAAGGGAAGATCCAGTCTGATGCCAAAGG GTTTGCTGTGAATGTGGGGAAGGACAGCAACACCCTCATGCTGCATTTCAACCCTCGCTTTGACTGTCACGGGGATGTCAACACCATCGTGTGCAATTCCAAGGAGGATGGCGTGTGGGGGGAGGAGGACAGGAAGGCCGACTTCCCCTTCCAGCATGGTGACAAGATTGAG ATATGCATCTCCTTCGATGAAACTGAGGCCACGGTGAAGCTGCCCGAGGCAGAGTTCAAGTTCCCAAATCGGCTGGGCATGGAGAAAATTGAATACCTGGCTGTGGAGGGTGACTTCAAAGTCAAAGCCATTAAGTTCAGCTAA